The DNA segment CACGTGACATTCCTCGCTACTTCGGGCGGCGACACGCCCACCCTATACGTAGGGTGGGCGTGTAGAAGCAAAGCCTTCTAGTGCACGGTAACGTCATGTTCATTTCGCCGCGCTTCAGCGCCTATATTGTCGCGAATTCTAGAGGGCGCCTTTAACCACTGGAGAATAAGGTGTCTGAATAATTGGGGAATAAATCCCCTGAGAAATAAATGTTCTTCAAAGGCTTTACTGGCGAAAACGGAGATAAATTTTTACTTCATTCCCTTACCGTAGGCTTGAGGATCAAGTTCGATTTTTAGTAACGATTAAAAATACAAAGCCAACATACAATGAAGCTAATGAAAGCGTTGATGAGAttggtgcttttctttcttttatgccgGAAAAATAGGTGTGAGTTGTTCCGGAGCAGACTTTGAACCTCGGAACCGTCGAGGAAAGCAGCCTGCTGCTGCAAACGCACATGTGAGACAATTATTACATTTTGGCGGTGTACGTTCAATCAATTTGTTCACTCTCCTCTTGCTCGCGGCGTCGGCCCTAATAAGAATCTCGGCGAAACAATGTGGTCAGAATCGTTAGAACAGGTCAGAAGCGTTTCGATCAACGTTACCGGCTGTGCATCATGCATGCTGGTAAGCCAAATTTCGCGGCAGGAAACGTCATCAATAACGTCACCGACGTCACGTCGAAAGTGGAGAGAGGGTGCAACGTTTCGCGTGCTACAAGCCGTTCCTGTGGCGGCAGTTCGCCATCTTGTGTTTGGTGGTGCCGGTACTCGGGCGAGGCAAAGGTACGCCGTCGACGTTTTGGGAACGTGAACAACAGCAGAGCACTCGAGCCGTGACACCGGCCAGTGAAGATGGCGACGAGAAGCGTTCGCAAGACCATTGTCACCACCACGTCATCTTCTCACAGCGCGTCGTCGTCGCAGGACCGCGGCGACAACGAGGAGAATCCGGCGGCCGGGTTTCAGACTCCGGCCGATGGTGGGCGCGGGCGGCACGACCGGCGCTCACGTTCGCCGTTGAGTCAGTCTCGCTTTACCCGGATTCAGGAAAAGAATGAACTGGCAAACCTCAACGACCGGCTCGCCACATACATCGACAGAGTGCGTGAGTTGGAAACCGAGAATAGTCGACTCACACAGCAGATAGAGACGAGCCAAGAGACCCGCACTCGTGAAGTGACCAGCGTTAAGAATCTATACGAGAGAGAGCTGGCCGAAGCCCGGCGGGCCGTCGACGATACAGCCAACGAAAGGGCGAAGCTTCAGTTGGAAGCGAAGAAATGGCAGGCCGACGCCGAGGCGTTGCAGGCCAAGTGAGTATGCCGCCGTTTTCGTCGACCATGTGTGGTCCTCTCCTTTATTGTATTTTTGCTTCACCGTTATTTTGGGAGGCATCCAAGTAGGTCGGTTCCTGCGCCATCTTTAAGGATTTCGGTTGTTTGAGCAGTCGGGCCTGGCTTGTTAGTCTAGTTGGAAATAGATACGGTTGCGTGGGCGTTAGGCAACTTGTACTCCTTTAGGGGCTGAGCCAGCTTCCTATAGAATTCCTAGTGCCGCTGATCGAGCGTCCAGGCAGGATCCGGAGAAATCGTCCCGGAAATGAAACGACGTCGCTTCCGGAGCGGCGCGCGTTGCGGGGAAGCCGCAGAGTTTCAAATTTGAGCAGCGCGCTGCTTGTATCTGAAACGAGCGGATTGACTGCAGCGGACGGTAACGATAATCGCATGTTGCACATCATATCCATAGCGAACTCAAAGTTGGCAAAACGCATTACAATTGCCTATCTGCTGTCTGCGGATCGTTTGCCCAATTGGTTTGTCACTGATAAGAGCCATAAGCTAGTCACTTCTGTTGTAGAGGCAGGAGCAGAGGCAGAAAAAATTTCAACTTTCTTTCCTGGCGCTCTAAGTAGACGTGGAACAATATGTTTAATTGCGGAAAACACGTGTTTCTTGCCAAACTTAGTTTTGTTTCCTTCTAGGTGCTACCATATCAGAGTTCATGAAAGGTTACACGTGCAGAAAATCTAACTTTTATGATTTGTTAACCCAAAAGCAGTAACATCTTTCTATGCATTGAACTCTGCTCACCAAGACAAGACCACCACACTTGTTTTGTGCAACGCACTGCTTGCATTTAACATTCtgtaacgcttttttttttcctgaactgAAACACTTTAATTGCACCGAAAAGTGCTTTTTCTGTCCCAGTGTGAAATTTGCAGTTTCATGAAACAAATATAGGTGCCTAGCATGAAAGAATGGTTTCATACGTGTTCTATATTTGGACATTTTAACTTGGGAGGCAAATTGGCGTTCATCTTATGCACCTTAACGGTTGAAGCCACACAAGTTCCTTCTAATGTTGAGCCCGAGTTAGCCTCATTTGTAGATTTCGATGGTTTTCACATTGCACACATATTAAGGAAAAAAGGACAGGCAAAGGGAAATAGCAATACACAAAGGCCTTAGTATGTGGGCACTGTAAACAACAAAATGATCTGTTACCATATCTCCTCAACTTCAACACTTGTACTACCTGTGTGGAACTTTGTTTTCTGATTGAGAGGTAGAGACAGGCTTGAATGTTGAACTACTAGCTTTTGCTCACTTATTCATCTCATCTTGTTCAGGAGTTTGTAGCCCAAATATTGCAGCAAGAAGTGGTTCATATGATGTCAATATTTGGCTCAGTAGTATAAATGGGATTCAGTTTAGGCTGCTTTGTGGATTACATCAAGGATCTTGCACTGTGTGTTGATAGAAACCAGCACACCTCTTCCATGGAAAACACAGAAGTTGGTTCAGGCCTGCTGCTAAGCACATGCCATTTTTGCTTGTCATTGGGCAAAACTCTACAGCTCTTGCTGAATTCCACTCGTCCATTTGGAGCAGATAGTCAAATACTTGAATGCAAGCTCCGATTTCACAAATCTAAATGTGCCATGGGAAGACAAAACTGCCCTGctataaataatgaaaaaaaaaaaaaaaggtgcaccgTTGCACTGATGTTTGCAAAAAGTTGTCTTAGAACTAATACTTCGTATTTGGTGAAATTGGCATGCAATGCATCCTCACTGTCAGAGCAATAGAGAATGTTAGATGGAATTAACCTTTAATTGTCCAGTAGATGTGAGCCTGTTCCTGCTTGAACACTGGAAAACACTCGCTGCATTGGTGCAAAAAATGTGCACAAGGTATACCTGTCAGTGCAGCTTACCTTATACGCATGATACATGCATCTCTGAGCCTATGTTGCTTTTCAGATGCATAATTAAATATGAATGTGCTCTGAGTAAGCAGCATAAAGTCATCCTTTTTAACTTTCATTTCTACTGTGCTATCAACAACCAGGAGGCCCACAAAACACACTGTACAGCCTGCTGCAACAACATAAAAGCCAGCTGGCTGTTGAAGGCAATGACTGGCTGGCTTTTGTTGTTATTGATATGGTGCATGTGCCACTACAGAGGATATTAACATGGCGACAACTTTTGCTCCAGATAGGCATTCAAATAATGTAAAGCAGGTTTGTAGTATTTTGCATAGTACATTTGTGGGTCTCTGCAGTAGTATTTCTGAATGCAGAATTGTAGCTTATTAATATATAGTCATTTCAGACTAATTTAGTCTCATTGCACACAAATGGTAAAGtgggaaaaaaaatacagaataaCTCCATATAAATACAAGGCATAGCAGTTAGTAGGTTGTTGCTTTTGTTATTTATGGTAGATATTTTTCCTTGCCAAACAGTGTAGTGCACTGAAGGTTCATTGCGGCCGAAGTTAGACGTGTATAGCATGTTGACCTGGGGGTATTGACCGTGTACCTTGCAGAAAAATAAGGGGTTCAGGGTAGAACTTGCATTCTATTTGTTGGGTTGTATATTGCAGCTTGTAGTCTTGGGTTGTTTTAACATGCAGATATCAACTTATGGTATTAATTCAACTCTTAAGATATTACTGCTTGGCAAACATCTATAGTTCTATGTTACTAATGTGTGAAATCTTTTATATGTACAGGCTGAACAAACGGGAACGTGAGTACCACTCAGCAGAGCGTCGTGCAACGTCATTGGAGTCTCAGGTTGTGGATGTGCAAGGGCGCCTGAACCAGGCATTGTCACAACTTAAGGTGAGAAACCTGGAATGTCTTAGGCTCAGTAACATGGTAATTTCATAAAAATTCGTACAAAAAGTTTAATTATTATGGAAATCCTGTAGTTGCAAACAGAATGTACGAATGTAAATCAAAGTAGTGGCAGCTTGAAAAAAATACTCTGAAAAAGAGTTTTGATCTTGAAATGCATAAAGTTAGCTCTTAATGTAGACATTTTGATTAACAGAAGCAGCTACAGTACCATGAAAGGAGCTAACTTGCTTGTCAGAATATTAATTTCTTTTATAACTATTGTCAGTTCTGTCACCGGGGATGTTTCATTCAGCAGCAGATTACAAGTGTGGTGCAGTTAATGTTGACAGGAATATTTCTAGGAAAGCAGAATGTTCTGCTAGGCAATTTGTCATGCTCATATATTGCATTCCTTGTTGGTGGAACATAAAAATGGTGTTCTACAATGCTTTACATTTCCCCGGTGATGAAATGTGAAAATTATTGTTTGCCATGGCCTCTGTGATTCTTAAAAAGGCCTGATGGCAAAAATTTCTCTGAAGCTGTCCACCATGGCATCTCACATGGCCCAGGTATTGCCTTGGTTTGTAAAGCTTCTTGAATCAATCAGTTGATGTTGCCTGGAACAGAGAAGAAGAGGCATTATAAAGTATTTCTCAGTGTACTTTTCGGTATTTCTTAACAAAAATTGAGTAGCACATTTGCTCAAGgtacacctttctttattgaggcATTTGTACTGTTGCCTTGCCATACtgaaaagatgcttgtgcatgtatTTGCAGGACGCTGAGAACGAGCGGGATGCCCTGGCAAAAGAACTGGAGAGAGTCAAGAAAGAACTGCAAGATCAGATCCTGCGTAACACAGAACTCAGCAACCGAGCCAGAACACTGAATGAGCAGCTGGACTTCCAGAGGTCCCTTTATGAAAAGGTGCATTCATTTGCTGTAGTCAAACATTGTGAATGCCAAACATAGAATACGCGTTACGTATCAAGAGCTGCATAGACTGCATGCGTTGGAGTAATTGgtacagtcaacttccattaGTTCGACCATGAAGGGACCAATGAAATTGATCTGATTATCTGGCAGGTCAAATCAGACAagatgctgaaaaagaaaatgcccaGAAGACACCGCCGAttaatttggcagtatttgcaCAAGTAACACGCCCCGAATCAAACATGCGCTCACTGTTTACAAGTCTAAAGTAGAAAACTAGAAATGACATtagagctcctaaacaaagtagaaatttaACGCTCTCTAttctttagcaagaaaaatgggcaagggcgTAATGTGTTGTACAATGGCGGCCGATTTCCTAAAgttcgcttcactgcagcacATTTTTTCAGTGTCATGAAGCATATGAATGTCTCGAAGGCAGTTTCAGTTTCCTGTGCAAGCAATTTTCGGCacaattttcttggaaaaaaagcAAACAGAAAAAAGATGGGTGCATGTTAGAATCAGGTGAATCCTATAGTCAGATattgtgagctatggttattgcttgaaaatcttcctagggcaggccaaaaatagCCGTTTTCGACAGGAGATTACTTGTGTTCAATATaatcactgtcccctaagctctgctgaGACACTGCCACTTAAGGGTTCACTATTGGGGTCACCACAGGAATCGGAAGCGTGTGTGCTGACTGATCAAGTTTAAATTATCTGGAGAAGGCCAATTTTGGGATCGAAATAACTAAAGTTTGGGCCCACAGAAATGTATGGGTTGAAGTAATGTAAAAAACAGAAATGTCGGGGTTGAAGTAATGTAAAAAATTGGTTTAACCGCAGCCAAATTAGCAGAAGTCAACAGTGTGTTAAAGCAGAACTGCTGTGTGCCAGGGAAAAGTTGGCGTGATAAAATGTCCTGGCAATTTTTCATAACACATCAGCAGTGTGTGTGTCATGGGTTCTACGTTGGATTATTTGCCGAAATCATGTGCTGTGATCAGTGATGCTGCAAGAAGACATTGTGTAGAAGGCTTTGAGCATGTAACCTTGGCTCGCTGGCTGGAAGCAAGGCTCCCTCAAGAGGAAGAGCGCGCTGGCTTCTGCTTGAAATATTAAACATTTTAGTGCTGTGAAGCTGTTTGATACATTGCTGACGAAATGTCCACTGCATGTTCTTTGTGCCGCACTTGTCTGCAATGCCCAAACCTGGTAAGGGGAGAGGCCCTTTGATGTGGTCTTACCAGGCTGCATACATTTCACACATTTGCTTTCTTAGCGTGACTAAATCAGGTGCGATTACAAAATATTGCAAGCAGGCTGAACCATATGGCAGAAGAATGTGCATAGCCAGGCTGTGAGATAAGTTTTGTAATTAGACTTAGAACAAAAAATGAGGCTAGTAATTCAACCCTCATCATGTAACGCATGTGCTCCTTCATGTGTGCTTTGTAATACTTAGTGCAGCTTTCACAGCAATATGTTTTGTAAGCTTCTAAAGACAGATAATTAGCTTTTTGCAGATTCATATTGTCATGCCTGTGGCAAATTTTTGTGTGACTAAACCAGTTATCACAAACATTGCAAGTACGCTGAGCCACACATACCTTTAGTGACAAAAGAGTTTGCAGAGCATGAGGCAGGCGCTTCTTGCTGTATTGCCTATGTTCATCAAGAATCACAGCCATGCTATGAAGAATCACTGTAATGTTCACATTCATCCAGTAAGATAAGGCTGCTGACTTCTTTCCTTGAGTGTGATGCACTGGCTTGACTTTATTTTGTTCGGCCTCGTCCCTTTTCTCCCACTTTGTTGGTCCAGGAGCTGGAAGAAGTGCGGATTGTGAAGCAGACTGAGATCACTGAAATTGACGGGAGGCTGAAAGAGAACTACGAGCGCAAACTGGCAGACACGCTGCAGGAGCTTCGCGAGCAGTATGAATCACAGATGCGGCTGAACCGGGAGGAAATGCAGAGCATCTACGAGACCAAGATGCATGACCTTCAGGAACTGCTGGACCGACGCTCTTCAGACTCCTCCGTGACCCGTGATGAGCTGCACACCTACAAGACTCGCCTGGAAGGTGTAAACTCGCGCATCTCGGAGCTCGAATCACTGGTAAGCCACTGAGGCAGGATTCACACAGTGCGGCTGTCACACATGGCAGCTATCATTTAATTTTCCAATTG comes from the Dermacentor variabilis isolate Ectoservices chromosome 2, ASM5094787v1, whole genome shotgun sequence genome and includes:
- the LOC142571603 gene encoding lamin Dm0-like, yielding MATRSVRKTIVTTTSSSHSASSSQDRGDNEENPAAGFQTPADGGRGRHDRRSRSPLSQSRFTRIQEKNELANLNDRLATYIDRVRELETENSRLTQQIETSQETRTREVTSVKNLYERELAEARRAVDDTANERAKLQLEAKKWQADAEALQAKLNKREREYHSAERRATSLESQVVDVQGRLNQALSQLKDAENERDALAKELERVKKELQDQILRNTELSNRARTLNEQLDFQRSLYEKELEEVRIVKQTEITEIDGRLKENYERKLADTLQELREQYESQMRLNREEMQSIYETKMHDLQELLDRRSSDSSVTRDELHTYKTRLEGVNSRISELESLNQSLSSRVRDLERLLEQERDWHTRALTAKDEEIHRLRAEMEQQLIEYQDLLDIKVALDLEIAAYRKLLEGEETRLNITPTSSPTSSEMFVTPHRGTKRKRTFMSHREEQSNSDAQVTASAKGDLELSDHCIDGKYVAIHNKGMKEVPLAGWQVHSKAGDDEFTFKFHRTHVIKPGATITIWSPDCGVTHNPPGDLVMRNTKWPKGEQKRTALLNSEGQEVATRESRRRQFSRLSERSSGIGGPSGFRSEHIFHDNVDPNDPNRCSIM